Within Coffea arabica cultivar ET-39 chromosome 4e, Coffea Arabica ET-39 HiFi, whole genome shotgun sequence, the genomic segment GGATTCTTCCAAGTGCGCCCTTTTGGGATACTATGATTATTCCTCCCTAGTCCTACGTAGTATGTTGGGATTCGGTTTACTATTTTATTTCTTAAGTTAGTGTAAAGTGGCTCTAATAGTCTCCTTGGATTTAGCTATGATTGTAACTCGTAAAGGGATTTTGGACGATTAATTTGAGTACCGATCACCTAGTATGTTGCTTTGATCCAGttgtttgtgattttttttgttatatttgattTTTGTGTCCCTGATGAGTTCTGGCattgatttgaatttatttatcGACAAATTGgccatcttttctttttttaaaaaaaaaaaaattttgtcatGGATAATATCTCTGTTTCAGATCAAACCTAATCGAAGAGGCGTGTGGTAGCAATGGATTATCTGCCTGATCAATTACTTTGGGAGATCTTGGACAGGATAAAGAAGACTGCAGATAGAAACTCTGTATCACTAACTTGTAAGCGCCTTCACAAAGTGGATAGTGAACAACGAAAATTTATCCGGGTTGGATGTGGATTGGATCCTGCCACAGAATCCTTGGCTTCTGTCTGCAACAGGTTTCCGTACTTGGAAAGGGTGGAGATCATTTACTCTGGTTGGATGTCCAAATTAGGAAAACAGTTGGATGATCAAGGGCTTCGAGTCCTTTCCAGTAACTGTTCTTTGCTAAAGGATCTAACCTTAAGTTACTGTACCTTTATTACCGATGCTGGTCTAAGTTCCCTGGCTTCTTGTTCTAAACTTTCAGCACTCAAGCTGAATTTTGCCCCAAGAGTAACTGGTTGTGGGATATTATCTCTTGTCATGGGTTGCAAAAAGCTTGCAGTGCTTCACCTTGTTCGATGCCTTAACATAAGCAGCGTTGAATGGTTGGAGTATTTAGGCAAGCTTGAAACTCTTGAAGATCTTTGTATTAAAAATTGTAGAGCAATTGGAGAAGGTGACCTGATTAAGCTTGGACCAAGTTGGCGGAAATTAAAGCAGCTACAGTTTGAGGTTGATGCAAACTACAGATACATGAAGTTTTACGATCGGTTGGCCATAGATCGGTGGCAAAAGCAATGGATCCCTTGTAGTAGCATGTTGGAGCTAAGTTTGGTGAACTGCATCATCAGCCCTGGAAGGGGGCTTGCATGTGTCTTGGGGAAGTGCAGTAACCTGGAAAAGATTCACTTGGACATGTGTGTTGGCTTGAGGGATGCTGACATTGTTTGTTTGGCACACAAATCAAAAAATCTTCGATGCATATCACTTCGAGTGCCTTCAGATTTTTCACTTCCCCTTTTGATGAACAATCCATTGAGATTAACTGATGAGAGCTTAAAGGCATTGGCTGAGAATTGTTCACAGCTGGATTCAGTTAGGTTGTCTTTCTCAGATGGGGAGTTTCCTTCATTGTCCTCGTTTACTTTGGATGGAATCCTTGCTCTCATACAAATGTGCCCAATCAGGGAACTTGCTCTGGATCATGTGTACTCGGTGAATGATTTTGGTATGGAAGCTCTTCGTTCAGCAAAGCACCTCGAGATCCTGGAGCTTGTGGGATGCCAAGAAGTTACAGATGAGGGGCTACAGCTCGTAGGCCAATTCCTGCAATTGCGTGTTTTACGGCTCAGCAAGTGTTTGGGTGTTACTGATGACGGATTGAAGCCACTTGTTGGAGCATGTAAACTGGAAATGTTAGTTGTGGAAGATTGTCCCCAGATATCCGAACGAGGCGTCCAAGGAGCTGCAAAGTCTGTGAATTTCAGGCAGGACTTATCATGGATGTACTCATAAATCTTTAGGAGTAAATTATATATCATTCTAGTGTTTCTTTGCTCCTCATCCATTAAGTGTGGGTGTATTTGTGTGCCATCATGGTATCCATCATGACAGATTTGTATATTTGAAGTTTGCAAGTGTAATAGCTATATCCGCAGTTGAATGTATCATAGTTGTTTTGGAATGAGGGGAGTATGTGTTTGgatatccctttttttttttgttaaataatatttcgtttgCATAACAAACACATTCTTCAATCCACTTTTTTAATATTCTTAATTATCTCTTTATCTTGCATACATcaaatcacaaaaagtgctacagtaattattttaaataatactctatccaaacaaacctaattccattatttaaaaataaataaatatttaaaaataaaagggagaaGGGGGGCATTGGGGGAAAACAGCAGCTTAAAATTTTGCTCCTTATTCCCATTTCTGACAAATAACCAAATTGAAAATGGTCTTCTTTATGAAGGAATGTTGGACCAGAAGTCGTGATTACAACACAGTAGCCATAACACGTCTTAACAGTGGTGACGTCGACTCGATCAAATCCAGAACAAGCCTTCGCCCGCCCCTCTGCTCTTCGTCCCGAATTCTCCATCAAAATCCCAGCCTCCATAGCCCAATCCCACTAATttcaaaaccctaaaataaaACCATGAGCAGCTCCATTCACCTCTCCTCCATCAACCCAATTAGTTTTCGCCATTCTAACCGTCAAGTTTTGTCCCCATTAGCCTGCCTTAACGTGGACGTCCGAGAACCAGATTCTGGCTCATCCAAGCCGCCGGCTTTAAGACAAAATGCTCAAAGGGCTAAAGAGACTATAGAGGAGGAGAAAAGAGTTTTGGTGGGGACCTATGCTAGAGCCCCTGTTGTGTTCTCCAGCGGCAAAGGTTGTAAATTGTATGACGTTGAAGGTCGAGAGTATTTGGATTTGAGCTCTGGGATTGCTGTTAATGCACTTGGCCATGGTGATCCTGATTGGCTGCGGGCGCTTACTGAGCAAGCAAACACCCTTACCCATGTCAGCAATATATATTACTCTGTTCCACAGGTaaagttttcttcttcttctttttttttttgaactttttaaGCTTCTACTTATGTTTATGATGTGACTTTATTAAGAAGTGGTGTTTCATAAGCAAATGAAATTCTACTTGAAAAATGGATTCTCTTAATTAGAAGTGATTGATATGgcaattttttttccctgtGATTTTGAAGGTCTTTTAATTTGATTTGGAATGTGTTGGAGGTTTAAAATTGATGTGGATTgtgggagaggaaaaagaaagtagtAGAACGTAGTATGTTGGAAATTAAGAGCATGTGCTTCAATTAGTTTAGTTGTAAGTGTTCTAGGACTTCCTGGAGTAGTGAATTTGATTGTTTGGCGAACCCTGGAAGGTAAGATGGTAATGGTTGTTTGGTTCAATCTTGAAAATAATACTCGCTTGTGTTCGACATTTCTCTCTCGCTTTTGTCATGTGCAAAAACAAATGTTACTGAACCtatggaaaattttcaggttgaACTTGCTAAGCGTTTGGTTGCTAGCTCATTTGCTGATCGTGTTTTCTTTACGAACTCTGGCACGGAAGCAAATGAAGCTGCAATAAAATTTGCAAGGAAATTTCAGAGATCTTTGCACCCGAGCGAAGAACAGCCACCTGTGGAGTTCATAGCCTTCAGCAACTGCTTCCATGGAAGGACTATGGGAGCTCTTGCTTTAACAAGCAAGGAACATTACCGGATTCCTTTTGAACCAGTGATGCCTGGAGTCAGCTTTTTGGAATATGGTGATACCCAAGCAGCAACAAAGCTGATAAGTAGTGGCAAGATTGCAGCTGTTTTTGTAGAACCTATCCAGGGTGAAGGTGGTATATACAGTGCCACAGAGGAGTTTTTAAAAGCATTGCGTACAGCCTGTGACAGTGCTGGGGCTCTTCTTGTTTTTGATGAGGTAATTAGTGTCTCAGGAAATTATagcttttcttttattattattaaaacaTGCATTTGGGCACAAGCAACATTGAATACTAAGTGAGATACAAGAGCCATTTTTTGGCGCCTAATAAGCTTTTGAGAAGCACAGGCAAGAGATTAGAAAGTCCAAATTTCACAGTGTGTCTTAAAAGTGTGCGTAGGTGCAATTCAGATATCCCATCCTGTAGCTAACTCTGGGTGGTTATTTCACGTTTATCTTTTTGCTTTTATATGTCTTGGATTTTCATTAAAGGAGTTACTTGACAATTGTTGATGCTTATATTATGGGTAAGCCTATGAAACAGTCAAAAATTGGGATTTAAGATATGGAAAAATGGTGTGATAGTATGTTTCCTGTGTTCAATTTAGATAAGACGCTCTCCTGCTTGTTAATTTATTGAACTCCTCCATCTGATGTGGTTCCTAGTGCAAATTCTCAATTACTACAATTGGATACTTATCCCTAAACCCATTACACGGTAAATTAATTCTGAAAAGTTTGAAAGATACGGCCACTAAACATCAGAGCTGAATGTACTCATTTGATTACTTCTTGGTGTAAAGAGTGACACCTAGTGCTTTCCCTCTCTTCCAGGTTCAATGCGGCCTAGGAAGGGCTGGTTATCTTTGGGCTCATGAAGCTTATGGCATATATCCAGATATGATGACTCTTGCCAAACCCCTTGCTGGCGGTCTACCAATTGGGGCTGTGCTAACATCTGAAAGAGTTGCTGGGAGCATTAATTTTGGAGATCATGGTAGCACTTTTGCTGGCAATCCTCTCGTCTGCAGTGCTGCAATTGCTGTGCTGGATAAAATCTCAAAACCTGGGTTTTTGGCCAGTGTCTCCAAGAAAGGCAAATATTTTAAAGAGTTGTTAGTTAAGAAATTAGGGGGAAATGCACATGTGAAAGAGGTACGGGGCTTAGGGCTTATCATCGGCATAGAGCTGGACGTATCAGCCTCACCACTTGTTGATGCATGTCGACAATCTGGTCTTCTCATACTCACTGCAGGGAAAGGCAATGTCGTTAGGCTTGTCCCTCCATTAGTTATATCAGAGCAAGAACTAGACACTGCTGCTGATGTCTTGCTCGATTGTCTGCCAGCTCTTGATGGAATTGAATTGAAGTAGCTAGAAACTGATGAGAGCTTTAAGTTATTTGTTATATGCTGGCTTGTGTATGGTTAATGGAGCCCTGTCGGTGTGGTAATATACGCTAGCCACTGTCTTGTATCAGTTGTATGTGCTATTCTCTACTTGAATATTACCTGACCACGAGGCCGTCAGTTCTAGTTGAGACAAGGAAAAGTCGCGCTGCTTAATTTCTCTAATTGTTTTAGACTCTCTTTGATTATTTATGGTAGAAATCACAGGCCGAAATCGTAAATGAAGAACTTCACGGGTTTGTAAACTTGCCTGTAGTGGTTGTGAAATCCAAATATGTCGCGATGCTGTAGTTAGGACTTAGGCTTGTCCCCTCCATTAGTTATGCTCATATCCTGCCCACCACTTCCTTGTCACACCTAATCTGATAACAGTacaaattgaaacaaaaaagaaaaaggcaaattGGAGGGCAAAATGGGGAGCCAAATCCAAGTGTAAACCAAAATCCTCTTGTATTGCGCAAAGCCTCAGAAAACACATTTTGCACCATGAAATACATGAATACGGACGCGTGATTCACAGCGTAAATTGGAGTAAACGTTGGGCATTAACCAAACAGTGCCTACCCATTTCTTGATCCGTTCTGGGAAAGGTGCAGAAACCACAAGGCTCGTATCTCCCAGATCAATCGATATCTCTGACGCTGATCTTGTCATCTGGTCCCTTGTAACATATATTTACaccaacaataaaaaataaaaaagctcTGAGCATGACTCCACAATACATCTTTGCTTCGGGCAACTCCTCAACACCAACAGGTGTGGTAACAATGGAGAAACCATCAAAATCTAGAATCATCAGTTCATCGGAAAGTGTGGGAAAGCAATACAGGTTCCCTTCACATGATGCAACAGGAAAGCCGAAGGACGTATGCTCAATCGTCACTGTCTTCGTCAAAAGCTTGCTCAGTCCAGTTGTTGTCACCTGGCCTGCAAAATCTTAGACATGCCTCGTGTCCTCCAGTGAATGCCACCCACAACTACGCAACTTGGATCGTTTGCCGACTGCGACAAGTTCCAGTTGTATTTCATGGATAATCCTGCCCAGGGTGGCAGTTGATGTTTCCATTGAAAACAATCGTTCGAGTCATTATTCTCCATGTCTAACATCAGCAACCAGCCATGAGAGCATGGAAATGTATACTTGTAGGAATAGCTCTATTGTAACAAAAAGATTTCTGGATAAACTGAAGAATGTTCGAGGGCATGCAATTCGGAATCAGAgtcaaaataaaaattgttatGTATCAAGAGATGAATTGTTATTAGGCCTGTCAATAGGACCTAATGAGCCGGGCTTTCACAAGCTCGAGCTCAACTCatttaatttgtaatatttTCGGGTTTCAGATTAATAAATGTAAAGCTCATactcaactcacataatattcGGGTTGTGGGCTTTATTCAGGTTTAGCCCAATctcactta encodes:
- the LOC113742891 gene encoding F-box/LRR-repeat protein 14-like; its protein translation is MDYLPDQLLWEILDRIKKTADRNSVSLTCKRLHKVDSEQRKFIRVGCGLDPATESLASVCNRFPYLERVEIIYSGWMSKLGKQLDDQGLRVLSSNCSLLKDLTLSYCTFITDAGLSSLASCSKLSALKLNFAPRVTGCGILSLVMGCKKLAVLHLVRCLNISSVEWLEYLGKLETLEDLCIKNCRAIGEGDLIKLGPSWRKLKQLQFEVDANYRYMKFYDRLAIDRWQKQWIPCSSMLELSLVNCIISPGRGLACVLGKCSNLEKIHLDMCVGLRDADIVCLAHKSKNLRCISLRVPSDFSLPLLMNNPLRLTDESLKALAENCSQLDSVRLSFSDGEFPSLSSFTLDGILALIQMCPIRELALDHVYSVNDFGMEALRSAKHLEILELVGCQEVTDEGLQLVGQFLQLRVLRLSKCLGVTDDGLKPLVGACKLEMLVVEDCPQISERGVQGAAKSVNFRQDLSWMYS
- the LOC113742471 gene encoding acetylornithine aminotransferase, mitochondrial-like; this translates as MSSSIHLSSINPISFRHSNRQVLSPLACLNVDVREPDSGSSKPPALRQNAQRAKETIEEEKRVLVGTYARAPVVFSSGKGCKLYDVEGREYLDLSSGIAVNALGHGDPDWLRALTEQANTLTHVSNIYYSVPQVELAKRLVASSFADRVFFTNSGTEANEAAIKFARKFQRSLHPSEEQPPVEFIAFSNCFHGRTMGALALTSKEHYRIPFEPVMPGVSFLEYGDTQAATKLISSGKIAAVFVEPIQGEGGIYSATEEFLKALRTACDSAGALLVFDEVQCGLGRAGYLWAHEAYGIYPDMMTLAKPLAGGLPIGAVLTSERVAGSINFGDHGSTFAGNPLVCSAAIAVLDKISKPGFLASVSKKGKYFKELLVKKLGGNAHVKEVRGLGLIIGIELDVSASPLVDACRQSGLLILTAGKGNVVRLVPPLVISEQELDTAADVLLDCLPALDGIELK